ACGCCGAACGACCCCTACTACGGCTCCCAGCACGCGCCCGGCCAGGTCGGCTGCGACGAGGCCTGGGAGACGACCTACGGCGACGGGGACGTCACGATCTCCATCGTCGACCAGGGGATCCAGTACGACCACCCGGCGCTGGCGGACAACATGGACGACAGCGTCTCGAACCACGGGGACGTGTTCACCGGCTACGGCAGCGATCCGTACCCGGTCGCCGGCGACGAGCAACACGGCACTCACGTCGGCGGCATCGCCGCCGGCGGGACGGACGACGGCACCGGCCACGCGGGGATCAGCAACTGTTCGCTGCTGTCGGCTCGCGCCCTCGACCGGAGCGGGCAGGGGGCGCTTTCGGACATCGCCGACGCGATCCAGTGGTCGGTCGACGCCGGCGCGGACATCGTCAACCTCTCGCTGGGTGCGACCAGCGGCTACTACACGCTCCGGTCGGCCTGCGACTACGCCGCCAACAACGGCGTTCTGCTGGTCGGTGCGACCGGCAATTCGGGCGCTAACAGCGTCGCGTATCCCGCGGCCTACGACGACGTGATGGCAGTCACCGCAGTCACGAGCAACGACTCGCTGGCGTCGTTCTCGAACACCGGCTCCCGGGTCGATATCACCGCGCCCGGGACGCAGATCCTCTCGGCCGTTCCCTGGGACGACTACGGACGGATGTCGGGCACGTCGATGGCCGCGCCGGTCGTCTCCGGCGTCGCCGGCCTCGTGCTGTCGGCCTACCCCGATCTCTCGGGCGGCGAACTCCGCCAGCATCTGAAAGACACCGCCGTCGACGTCGGCCTCTCGTCGTACGCACAGGGTGCCGGCCGGGTCGACGCCGCCGCCGCGGTCGACACCGTTCCGGACGGCTACGACGGCGAGCGCGGCACCGGCGACGAGCCCCAGGACGACGAGCAGAACGACGATACTGACGACTCCGACGAGTCCGACGGCGACGAGGAGGAGGGCCACCTCCTCGCGTTCGTGACCGAGCCCGATGCGCGGAACGCGGAGTACGAATTCACCGCCGACGGACCCGTCGAGATCACGGATGCTCCCTACGATTCCCCCTCCGGCCGGAGT
The DNA window shown above is from Halopiger xanaduensis SH-6 and carries:
- a CDS encoding S8 family peptidase, which encodes MQPNDPRDGADSDRAYDRRTILTGAGSLSIGGLLASSGLVSADDENGREPGPKEDELIVGISPSASDIEREALAAVPGDARVEHTNDVINYVVVSFPSEAPDFARETFIESITANEFVEYAEPNATMESFVTPNDPYYGSQHAPGQVGCDEAWETTYGDGDVTISIVDQGIQYDHPALADNMDDSVSNHGDVFTGYGSDPYPVAGDEQHGTHVGGIAAGGTDDGTGHAGISNCSLLSARALDRSGQGALSDIADAIQWSVDAGADIVNLSLGATSGYYTLRSACDYAANNGVLLVGATGNSGANSVAYPAAYDDVMAVTAVTSNDSLASFSNTGSRVDITAPGTQILSAVPWDDYGRMSGTSMAAPVVSGVAGLVLSAYPDLSGGELRQHLKDTAVDVGLSSYAQGAGRVDAAAAVDTVPDGYDGERGTGDEPQDDEQNDDTDDSDESDGDEEEGHLLAFVTEPDARNAEYEFTADGPVEITDAPYDSPSGRSIGGNGNDTITESDGTYTVSGLTGGGHGDAFRVDGAVTSIDIDQPDVMWVELEGEELSVEEVIRETGGEPDEDENEEADEPTCGDETITASADGTLDGSGWWGESDRYTYSLHTDDPCSATLELAVPDNASFNLYVTLDGRRPSRWDYDESTSGDGEPITVSLEGDEQFGLQVHAVSGSSDYTLSIEERGL